The Halobacteriovoraceae bacterium genome includes a region encoding these proteins:
- a CDS encoding class III signal peptide-containing protein yields the protein MSNKKGQTSVEYIFIIAIVSAIIFSVAKNLRSAFIEQKGQCTEKSTSLTCMVDRLFYGRDNFRYYVIPFR from the coding sequence ATGTCTAATAAAAAAGGACAAACGTCCGTTGAATATATTTTCATCATCGCAATAGTTTCGGCCATCATCTTCTCTGTGGCAAAGAATCTTAGGTCTGCTTTTATTGAACAAAAAGGTCAATGCACCGAAAAATCAACTTCACTGACTTGTATGGTTGATAGACTCTTCTATGGAAGAGATAATTTTCGATACTATGTCATCCCTTTTAGATAG